TGCAGAACCGGCCCGGACGGGTTGTTGGAGCCGTGGATCATCGGGTGGCAGTTCAGGCAGGACCGGTTGAAGGCGAAGACGGCGTTCGTGGCGAGGGCCCCCGTCTGATGCCTTCCCTGCATGTGGCACTCCTGGCAGAGGCGCGGCACTTTCGCGACCAGCATCTTGTCGTTGGAGGAACCGTGCGGGGCGTGGCAGGTCAGGCAATCTTCCTTCACCGGCGAATGTTCCCAGAGGACCGGCGCCTTCTTCTCGCCGTGGCACTCGTAGCACTTGTCGTTGACCGATTTCGCGTTGACCAGCTTTTCGCCCCGCGCGCCGTGGGGATTGTGGCAGGAGGAGCAGGTCATCTTCCCCTCCCCCGAAGGCGACGAGGGGTCCCGCATCGGATGCTTGGAGCGTTTCAGCATGGAGGCCCGGACTTCCCCGTGGCAGGAGAAGCAGACCTCCTTCTCGTCGGCCTTCGCGAGAAGTTTCCCCTTGTTGCCGTGAACCTTGTGGCAGGTGGCGCAGGAGAGCTCCTGGCTGTCGTGGACACTGCCCTTCCAGAACATCCTGCCCTTGTCCTTGGCATGGCAGGAAAGGCACGCCGCCGAGGAGGCTTCCGCCGCCAGCTTC
This genomic stretch from Deltaproteobacteria bacterium harbors:
- a CDS encoding DmsE family decaheme c-type cytochrome, producing the protein MKKTAMCKKLFLPAVLACCLLLAYAGISPANTGYVGSDKCKECHEEIIGSFHSNIHSKAAFYGVKNAGCESCHGPAAAHVEAGDTAKIRNPAKLAAEASSAACLSCHAKDKGRMFWKGSVHDSQELSCATCHKVHGNKGKLLAKADEKEVCFSCHGEVRASMLKRSKHPMRDPSSPSGEGKMTCSSCHNPHGARGEKLVNAKSVNDKCYECHGEKKAPVLWEHSPVKEDCLTCHAPHGSSNDKMLVAKVPRLCQECHMQGRHQTGALATNAVFAFNRSCLNCHPMIHGSNNPSGPVLQR